In Clostridia bacterium, one genomic interval encodes:
- the hflX gene encoding GTPase HflX, whose product MELERAIVVGLDTKKPSPGELSAQESLRELRDLVEAAGACVVREFLQKREAVDRALYIGKGLAGDLAQFVEAEQIDLAVFDTELSGTQLRNLEEILQCKILDRTGIILDIFAQRAKSKEGKIQVELAQLEYLLPRLVGKGTELSRLAGGIGTRGPGESKLERDRRHIKRRIADLKRQLAQVSKQRQVMKANRSLSLVTLVGYTNAGKSTLRYRLLEVAGGLQVDLTKEDAGTNQLFATLDSTVRGIELPNGRRILLADTVGFIQKLPHQLVSAFKATLEEVQEADLLLHVVDGTSPHVEEQVQAVEQVLGELDVLDKPVVIVMNKMDLLPEGMIPYRHPQHPVVHLSAKTGEGIDRLLAMLAEMLGTAGRRVQLLLPHEESRLLGELFRLGRVQEIVYQENGIRLTAEVPDSLYARLHPYRCFH is encoded by the coding sequence ATGGAGTTGGAGCGGGCGATTGTGGTTGGATTGGACACGAAAAAGCCTTCCCCGGGGGAGTTGAGTGCCCAGGAATCCTTAAGAGAGCTCAGGGACCTGGTGGAAGCAGCCGGGGCCTGCGTAGTCCGGGAGTTCCTGCAGAAGAGGGAAGCGGTGGACCGGGCTTTGTACATCGGTAAAGGCTTAGCAGGAGATCTGGCGCAGTTCGTCGAGGCGGAGCAGATAGATCTCGCCGTGTTTGATACGGAACTGTCGGGTACCCAGCTGCGGAATTTAGAAGAAATCCTGCAGTGCAAGATACTGGATCGGACGGGGATTATCCTGGATATCTTTGCCCAAAGGGCCAAGAGCAAAGAGGGAAAAATCCAGGTGGAGCTGGCCCAGTTGGAATACCTGCTGCCCCGGTTAGTGGGGAAGGGTACGGAATTATCCCGGTTGGCCGGGGGCATCGGTACCCGGGGCCCGGGAGAAAGCAAGCTGGAGCGGGACCGCCGCCATATCAAGAGGCGTATTGCCGATCTAAAAAGGCAGTTGGCCCAGGTCAGCAAGCAGCGGCAAGTGATGAAAGCCAACCGGAGCTTGTCCCTGGTTACCCTGGTGGGATATACGAATGCGGGGAAATCTACCCTGCGCTATAGACTCTTGGAAGTGGCCGGCGGCCTGCAGGTGGATTTAACGAAAGAAGATGCGGGTACGAACCAGCTGTTTGCCACCCTGGACTCCACCGTGCGCGGGATTGAATTGCCCAATGGGCGCAGGATTCTGCTGGCGGATACCGTGGGCTTTATTCAAAAACTGCCTCACCAGTTGGTTTCCGCTTTCAAAGCGACGCTGGAAGAAGTGCAGGAAGCGGATCTCTTGCTGCATGTCGTCGATGGCACCTCTCCCCATGTGGAAGAGCAGGTCCAGGCAGTGGAGCAAGTTTTAGGGGAATTGGATGTGCTGGATAAACCGGTGGTGATCGTCATGAACAAGATGGACTTATTGCCGGAAGGGATGATACCCTACCGGCACCCGCAGCACCCGGTGGTCCATTTGTCCGCCAAAACAGGTGAAGGCATTGACAGGCTGCTGGCGATGCTGGCGGAGATGCTGGGCACGGCGGGGCGCCGGGTGCAGCTGCTGCTGCCCCATGAGGAGAGCCGGCTGCTGGGAGAGCTGTTCCGCCTGGGACGAGTGCAGGAAATCGTGTACCAGGAAAACGGGATCCGCTTAACGGCAGAAGTGCCGGATTCCCTGTATGCCAGGCTGCATCCCTACCGGTGTTTTCATTAA
- the dnaX gene encoding DNA polymerase III subunit gamma/tau, whose product MMSYIALYRQYRPQTFDEIKGQEHISRTLKNALASGRLSHAYLFCGPRGTGKTSTAKVLAKAVNCQHKEQGNPCNRCPNCRRITAGTSMDVLEIDAASNRGIDEIRDLREKINLSPVEGPYKVYIIDEVHMLTSEAFNALLKTLEEPPRHVVFILATTEPRKIPATILSRCQRFDFRQIAVDVILERLREVAAAAGVAVEEEALYLIARQAQGGLRDALSLLDQCLAGGEKSVSLKEVAALLGAVEDEVLLQFHQTACSGATGECLLLLHEFLSAGRELKQFVADLTLFYRNLLLMRLGGRAEEIVAAAPEMRERLKKAAGQASGAQLKAVLHILNQVENDIRWSNQARTLVELGILDLVEALAGMPPEEFRPVSPQPAAELSRAGGEYQVKEPVKPQPVTRRVPEAGAAGPSGEPGAPKSQAGAAMPQTSQGPLDLETVQSRWPRFLEVLRKKTHISYEAFLKEGTVTHLEGNTVVCRFQPDHKFHKERLEQPQVKRAVEQVLSEFFGQPLQLQCRLENEMNQRDTGENELIKKAIELFGGELVDIIDE is encoded by the coding sequence ATGATGAGTTACATAGCGTTGTACCGGCAGTACAGACCCCAGACTTTTGATGAAATCAAGGGACAGGAGCATATCAGCAGGACCCTGAAAAACGCTTTGGCCTCAGGCCGGTTAAGCCACGCCTATTTATTCTGCGGGCCCCGGGGAACCGGCAAAACCAGCACCGCCAAAGTGCTGGCCAAAGCGGTGAACTGCCAGCATAAGGAACAGGGAAATCCCTGCAATCGCTGCCCGAATTGCCGGCGGATTACGGCGGGAACTTCCATGGATGTCCTGGAAATCGATGCTGCTTCCAACCGGGGGATCGATGAGATCAGGGACTTGCGGGAAAAAATAAATTTGAGCCCTGTGGAAGGCCCGTATAAGGTATATATTATCGACGAAGTACACATGCTCACTTCAGAAGCTTTTAATGCCTTGCTTAAGACACTGGAAGAGCCGCCCCGCCATGTGGTTTTTATCCTGGCTACGACGGAACCCCGCAAAATTCCGGCCACCATCTTGTCCCGGTGCCAGCGGTTTGATTTCCGCCAGATTGCCGTCGATGTGATTTTGGAGCGGCTGCGGGAAGTGGCGGCTGCGGCGGGGGTAGCCGTAGAAGAAGAAGCATTGTATCTCATCGCCCGGCAAGCCCAAGGGGGCTTGCGGGATGCCTTGAGTCTCCTGGACCAGTGCTTAGCCGGCGGGGAAAAGTCGGTATCTTTAAAGGAAGTGGCCGCCTTACTGGGTGCCGTGGAAGACGAGGTCTTGTTACAATTCCATCAAACCGCCTGCAGCGGTGCTACCGGGGAGTGTCTCTTGCTATTGCATGAATTCCTCAGTGCCGGGCGGGAGCTCAAACAATTTGTGGCGGATCTCACTTTGTTCTACCGCAATTTGCTGCTCATGCGGTTAGGCGGCCGGGCGGAAGAAATCGTGGCCGCCGCCCCGGAAATGCGGGAACGGCTAAAAAAGGCAGCGGGGCAAGCTTCAGGGGCACAGCTGAAGGCAGTGCTCCATATTCTAAACCAGGTTGAGAATGACATTAGATGGTCGAACCAAGCCCGGACGCTGGTGGAGCTGGGGATTCTTGACTTGGTGGAGGCACTGGCGGGGATGCCACCAGAAGAGTTCAGGCCGGTGAGCCCACAGCCGGCGGCGGAGCTGAGCCGTGCCGGTGGGGAGTATCAAGTGAAAGAACCGGTGAAACCCCAGCCGGTTACCAGGCGGGTGCCGGAGGCCGGTGCAGCCGGGCCATCCGGTGAACCGGGGGCGCCGAAAAGCCAGGCCGGCGCTGCGATGCCGCAAACCTCCCAGGGTCCGTTGGATTTGGAGACGGTTCAAAGCCGGTGGCCCCGTTTCCTGGAAGTGCTGCGCAAGAAAACCCATATCAGTTATGAGGCTTTTCTCAAAGAAGGAACGGTTACTCATTTGGAAGGAAATACGGTTGTCTGCCGGTTTCAACCGGATCATAAATTTCACAAGGAGCGGTTGGAGCAGCCTCAGGTCAAAAGAGCGGTGGAGCAAGTGTTGAGTGAGTTTTTCGGCCAACCGTTACAATTGCAGTGCCGTTTGGAAAATGAAATGAACCAAAGGGATACAGGGGAAAATGAGCTGATCAAAAAGGCCATCGAACTTTTTGGCGGTGAATTAGTGGATATTATTGATGAATAA
- a CDS encoding YbaB/EbfC family nucleoid-associated protein, translated as MGMGNMGKMMKQVQKMQADMAKLQEELAHKTVNATAGGGAVEVVANGKQEIVSIKISPDAVDPDDVEMLEDLVLAAVNEALRKAQEMVAAEMSKITGNLRIPGLF; from the coding sequence ATGGGAATGGGCAATATGGGTAAGATGATGAAGCAGGTCCAGAAAATGCAGGCGGATATGGCCAAGTTGCAAGAGGAGCTGGCCCACAAAACCGTCAATGCTACGGCCGGCGGCGGAGCGGTCGAGGTTGTAGCCAACGGGAAGCAGGAGATTGTTTCCATTAAGATCAGCCCTGATGCCGTGGATCCGGACGACGTGGAAATGCTGGAAGATTTGGTACTAGCAGCGGTGAACGAGGCTTTGCGGAAAGCCCAAGAAATGGTAGCCGCAGAAATGAGCAAGATCACCGGCAATCTGAGGATTCCCGGACTGTTCTAA
- the recR gene encoding recombination protein RecR has product MLYHAKPLANLIAELNKLPGVGPKTAQRLAFHLLSVSTEEARALAQAIIEAKEKVKYCSVCGDLTDQDPCAICRNESRDRTIICVVEHPRDVVALERTREYKGLYHVLHGVISPMDGIGPEQLRIKELLDRVRDHQVEEVVIATNPNVEGEATAMYLARLLAPLGIKVTRIAHGLPVGGELEYADEMTLAKAFLGRREM; this is encoded by the coding sequence ATGCTGTATCATGCTAAGCCATTAGCCAATCTCATTGCGGAATTAAATAAACTGCCGGGCGTCGGTCCAAAAACAGCTCAACGGCTGGCCTTTCACTTATTGTCTGTTAGTACTGAGGAAGCCAGGGCCTTGGCCCAAGCCATTATTGAAGCCAAGGAAAAAGTAAAGTATTGCTCCGTCTGTGGAGATTTGACGGACCAGGATCCATGTGCCATCTGCCGGAATGAAAGCAGGGACAGGACCATTATCTGCGTGGTGGAGCACCCGCGGGATGTGGTGGCTTTGGAGCGGACGCGGGAGTACAAGGGACTTTATCATGTATTACACGGGGTTATTTCTCCCATGGACGGGATTGGACCGGAGCAGCTAAGGATTAAAGAATTGCTGGACAGGGTCAGGGACCATCAAGTAGAAGAGGTAGTTATCGCCACGAACCCTAATGTAGAAGGAGAAGCCACGGCCATGTACCTGGCCAGACTCCTGGCACCTTTGGGGATTAAGGTGACCAGGATTGCCCACGGGTTGCCCGTGGGCGGGGAGCTGGAATATGCCGACGAAATGACCCTGGCCAAAGCATTCCTCGGCCGGAGGGAAATGTGA
- a CDS encoding nucleotidyltransferase domain-containing protein — MDYLVRRLSPRLIILFGSCARGVATPNSDIDLCVVLEDRLDVKERVTLRSNLLPEILELTDFEVDLFLCGIQEWEEHKGNPGTLIGKISREGKVLCHRQPEL, encoded by the coding sequence GTGGATTATCTGGTAAGGAGACTTAGTCCGAGGTTAATTATTCTATTTGGCTCCTGTGCCAGAGGCGTTGCCACGCCCAACAGCGATATAGACCTGTGTGTGGTACTGGAAGACCGGCTCGATGTGAAAGAAAGGGTCACGCTGAGAAGCAATTTACTACCGGAAATTCTTGAGCTAACGGATTTTGAGGTTGATTTGTTCCTCTGCGGTATCCAAGAGTGGGAGGAGCATAAAGGCAACCCAGGCACGCTAATTGGCAAGATAAGCCGGGAGGGAAAAGTGCTCTGCCATAGACAGCCAGAGCTATGA
- a CDS encoding HEPN domain-containing protein, whose product MSTSCRKILKSLSHKKAGILHSGHFLMGLLQRCYRIDENFKQFIPQAAFLNSYYIETRYPTQERLVVVREDAKRCIEYAHQILNYSF is encoded by the coding sequence TTGTCAACAAGCTGTAGAAAAATACTTAAAAGCCTTTCTCATAAAAAAGCGGGGATTTTACACAGCGGGCACTTCTTAATGGGATTATTGCAAAGATGCTATCGAATAGATGAAAACTTTAAGCAATTCATTCCGCAGGCGGCCTTTTTGAATTCTTATTACATAGAGACCAGGTATCCGACTCAGGAGAGGCTTGTTGTAGTTAGAGAAGATGCCAAAAGATGTATTGAATACGCACATCAAATCCTGAATTACTCTTTTTAG
- a CDS encoding 6-phosphofructokinase gives MRLGILNGGGDAPGLNAVIRSAVRTAIHRYGFEIIGFRNGFKGVIENDYLTFTDQSVSGILHRGGTILGTTNRDNPFNYRGRDVSDRAADHIKKLGLDGLLVVGGDGTLSIGIDLMERYELPMIGIPKTIDNDLMSTDYTFGFQTAVQTAVNACDILHTTAESHHRAMILEVMGRNAGWIALHAGLAGGADVILIPEIPFTLEGICRKIEERRAMGKQFSIIVMAEGISLPPGSACRVDGAGMAGGKAGVLATMIEDRTGIEARATVLGHLQRGGTPIAYDRILGTRLGCHAVELAANKDFGRLVVLRGDKVCSVPLSKQLKEQRLIDPDHDLIKTARSIGISFGE, from the coding sequence GTGCGTTTAGGTATTTTAAACGGCGGTGGCGACGCACCGGGCCTCAATGCCGTTATCCGGTCGGCGGTGAGAACGGCGATTCATCGCTATGGTTTTGAGATTATCGGTTTTAGAAACGGCTTTAAAGGTGTTATCGAAAATGATTATCTAACTTTTACTGACCAGAGCGTCAGTGGGATCCTGCACCGGGGCGGGACGATCCTTGGTACCACCAACCGGGATAATCCCTTTAACTACCGGGGCAGGGATGTAAGTGATCGGGCGGCAGATCATATCAAGAAACTGGGTTTGGATGGGCTGCTGGTGGTCGGGGGAGACGGTACTTTGAGTATCGGTATCGATTTGATGGAACGGTACGAGCTGCCGATGATCGGGATTCCTAAGACCATTGACAATGATCTCATGTCCACGGATTACACCTTCGGTTTCCAAACGGCGGTACAAACGGCGGTCAATGCATGCGATATTCTACATACCACGGCGGAGAGCCATCACCGGGCCATGATTCTGGAAGTGATGGGGCGGAATGCCGGGTGGATCGCCCTCCATGCCGGCCTGGCCGGCGGGGCGGATGTAATCTTAATCCCGGAAATTCCTTTCACCCTGGAAGGTATCTGCCGGAAAATTGAGGAGCGCCGGGCGATGGGGAAGCAATTCAGTATAATTGTTATGGCCGAGGGTATTAGTCTTCCGCCGGGCAGCGCCTGCCGGGTGGACGGCGCCGGTATGGCGGGAGGTAAAGCAGGGGTGTTGGCGACCATGATTGAAGACCGCACCGGCATCGAAGCCCGGGCCACCGTGTTGGGTCATCTCCAGCGGGGCGGGACCCCTATCGCTTATGACCGGATTCTCGGTACCCGCTTAGGTTGCCATGCGGTGGAATTGGCCGCGAACAAGGATTTCGGCAGGCTGGTGGTATTGCGGGGCGATAAAGTATGCAGTGTGCCGTTAAGCAAGCAGCTTAAAGAGCAGCGATTGATTGATCCTGACCATGATTTAATCAAGACAGCACGGTCTATTGGTATTTCGTTTGGAGAGTAA
- a CDS encoding S-layer homology domain-containing protein, producing MLLLVIGLSLFFSTGYLQAAESDTGPPFRDLDVTDESFRYVRFLQSREIINGYPDGTFQPYGPLTRAEAAKIIITSIDPPLDLPVNLPEEPSYSDVSPEHWAYPYIETATSLGLLTGYPDGTFQPQRQLTRAETAMILFRIYGVDYQWSGASLAVDLPQWAYDAVNSIIDAGLMGTDAEKRFQPDWPATRVEFARAFALLHTIHEDWRLVPLKATLVPKTGVVQVQKPGQKPVTVSGPIELAVDDLIITGNKAEAEIRFEDGSGMLLQPNSEMKVLKLVGSLFILPDGSAASAVEDLEVQFLRGTMFGALASRGVEGEALLQEAGAGNWTRFPLLALAGDDWAAAGYADHAALTTKVAQVEPIDENSEAFKQLPPVEAAAVEESQGKS from the coding sequence GTGTTGTTGCTGGTAATCGGTCTGAGCCTGTTCTTTTCCACCGGATACCTACAGGCAGCTGAAAGTGATACGGGTCCACCTTTTCGAGATCTTGACGTTACTGACGAGAGCTTTCGCTATGTAAGATTCCTTCAGAGCAGGGAGATTATTAACGGGTATCCTGACGGCACCTTCCAACCCTACGGCCCCTTGACCAGGGCTGAGGCCGCCAAGATTATCATCACCTCCATTGACCCACCTCTGGACCTCCCGGTGAACCTCCCGGAAGAACCTTCCTACTCTGACGTTTCCCCGGAACATTGGGCTTATCCCTACATTGAAACCGCCACTAGCCTCGGCCTTCTAACCGGTTACCCCGACGGTACTTTCCAACCCCAGCGCCAACTGACCCGTGCGGAAACAGCCATGATCCTGTTTAGAATCTATGGCGTTGACTATCAATGGTCCGGCGCTTCCCTTGCCGTGGACCTGCCCCAATGGGCCTATGATGCCGTAAACAGTATCATTGATGCCGGGCTCATGGGTACAGATGCCGAGAAACGTTTCCAACCCGATTGGCCCGCCACCCGGGTGGAATTCGCCCGCGCTTTCGCCTTACTACATACCATCCACGAAGATTGGCGCCTGGTGCCCTTAAAAGCCACCCTGGTACCTAAAACCGGCGTTGTCCAAGTCCAGAAACCGGGCCAGAAACCAGTGACCGTGTCCGGGCCCATAGAATTAGCCGTTGACGACCTCATCATTACCGGGAACAAAGCCGAAGCGGAAATCCGCTTTGAAGACGGAAGCGGCATGCTGCTGCAGCCTAATTCGGAAATGAAAGTATTGAAGCTGGTGGGTTCTCTCTTCATCCTGCCCGACGGCAGTGCTGCCAGTGCCGTGGAAGATTTGGAAGTGCAGTTTTTAAGAGGGACCATGTTCGGTGCCCTTGCCAGCCGGGGAGTGGAAGGTGAAGCATTGCTCCAAGAAGCAGGCGCCGGCAATTGGACCAGGTTTCCCTTGTTAGCCTTAGCCGGAGACGACTGGGCCGCCGCCGGCTATGCCGACCACGCTGCTTTGACCACCAAAGTCGCGCAAGTTGAGCCCATTGATGAGAATTCAGAAGCCTTTAAACAGCTTCCCCCCGTGGAAGCAGCTGCAGTTGAAGAAAGTCAAGGTAAAAGTTAA
- a CDS encoding Ig-like domain-containing protein, translated as MKKVKVKVNMPHGVAAVRGSFWKIQLEQIGNRIREIINFLHGEGEVQSGDYTVPIKAGERTAIEEAGAPPTEPEPMTTEEKQEWVAMKEWITERIEEIQERLAAPPAPMPPVQAGQLPAPQEPGQELPAPPPVLQQVMESLQELLNTMEALEQEFGQPSAQTPPAVVDDDDDDDDGGGGGGTGPVDEEPEPGDEEPQPEPDLELISHTLQDDNIRTSFPVDGSIVLNFNRKVVVNANQILLRAGAEHIGIHVTLAADGMSMKISPRDRLPYGSVCNLTIQKGAIKDTDGNSLPETILTFATESFAGSTQDRIIASGHINIKPVYEWYYNWIYSHDEMEVPIYFARAVEVRWGEIFKAEDYISRVPMYVDDEEYLLEICAGHEPLQLERETPRIL; from the coding sequence TTGAAGAAAGTCAAGGTAAAAGTTAACATGCCCCACGGCGTGGCCGCAGTACGAGGCAGCTTCTGGAAGATCCAGTTAGAGCAGATTGGTAACAGAATTAGGGAAATAATCAACTTCCTTCACGGTGAGGGAGAAGTCCAAAGCGGTGACTACACCGTGCCCATCAAAGCGGGCGAGAGAACCGCCATCGAAGAAGCCGGTGCTCCGCCCACCGAACCCGAACCCATGACCACCGAAGAAAAGCAAGAATGGGTAGCCATGAAAGAATGGATCACCGAGCGGATTGAGGAGATCCAGGAAAGATTGGCAGCACCCCCTGCGCCCATGCCGCCGGTCCAAGCCGGGCAGCTGCCGGCACCGCAGGAGCCCGGGCAAGAGCTGCCAGCGCCTCCGCCGGTGCTGCAGCAGGTCATGGAGTCCTTGCAGGAACTATTGAATACCATGGAAGCTTTAGAGCAGGAATTTGGGCAGCCTAGTGCTCAGACTCCACCGGCAGTAGTTGATGATGACGACGATGACGATGATGGCGGTGGAGGGGGAGGAACCGGCCCGGTGGATGAAGAGCCGGAACCGGGCGACGAGGAACCCCAGCCGGAACCCGACCTGGAGCTAATATCCCATACATTGCAAGATGATAATATTCGCACGAGTTTCCCTGTGGATGGAAGTATTGTGTTGAACTTCAACAGGAAAGTCGTAGTGAATGCGAATCAGATTTTGTTACGGGCAGGGGCGGAGCACATCGGTATTCATGTAACGTTAGCAGCAGATGGGATGAGCATGAAAATTAGTCCGCGAGATCGGCTGCCCTATGGTTCCGTCTGCAATTTAACGATCCAGAAAGGTGCTATTAAAGACACGGACGGGAATAGCTTGCCGGAAACAATCCTTACCTTTGCCACTGAGTCCTTTGCCGGTTCGACCCAGGACAGAATTATTGCCAGCGGGCATATCAATATCAAGCCTGTTTATGAGTGGTACTATAATTGGATTTACTCACACGACGAAATGGAAGTTCCCATTTATTTCGCTAGGGCAGTCGAAGTTCGATGGGGAGAAATATTTAAGGCGGAAGACTATATCTCCCGCGTGCCTATGTACGTAGACGATGAGGAGTACTTGCTGGAGATTTGCGCCGGACATGAGCCGTTACAGTTAGAGAGAGAGACTCCTAGAATACTATGA